From one Phycodurus eques isolate BA_2022a chromosome 6, UOR_Pequ_1.1, whole genome shotgun sequence genomic stretch:
- the cep170ab gene encoding centrosomal protein of 170 kDa isoform X3 produces MEEKMTDVAVLHRGTPLYGQPAWWGDGDADDHSGRPEEKNLEHNREKAHTDTKKSAEMPKSAVQISSTQEPSYFEIPTKDAPPEGKASGEAISRDQEACTSSTTEPVHGHASYTIEFDHGASGKVTVKDRVAKLGLDTRPSTKRGVGEELSPLQTAMVAAEVKVADWLAQNELPLTVKETVEEDGGESVKSDVPVQLRSRKDSKHEDGTQSDSENALGEQRRAAALEEHSLGLWGGAGMKIREGRANVPEGLFAEEESPARRRRSSSTKVSIGFVERQHNAASHQQNSRDECYQHGDDCSDRGTYTIELENGDHEEEEARKMIDKVFGVDELEAVQVSRVGSADLKENIPSQRSGTRDRGKPGFMETEVRPEDLVVGGPRWVSQWAILAASHIRTDPEGSGGESHSFVTDKADVSESSHSFASSGQKERKRRTLPQVPGEEVIQGRRTPSCSMHTDMGEKQDTELQEKENREWRIAGGEHLPVHGSPSRSSPAKSQGSSYGRRSALAKLPPRPKTSGERRKEEVQGRKKEEEKIMENSGKPFLRQESFTVEKPSSNVPIELIPRIDGLTGSKPPSIEAGIDNDTLQKDSEAVAAFLETTVSDQGDPPSQSIEGSMSPESDVDTTSTVSQADGARRMVQKRRILVGQQKEKPVVCSNNKGPAAGRETQDKRVKSKTQGLQQPWTSLELTDDDVNSNSLLSDSQPTTQETRGSRARSQTGSTTVGASTKSSRAKINQAPASLPASKITNVPKPRPTRASILRRARLGDSTDTDPADLDRMSVASEASTASSTSRTGLAKSGMSRIEALAQPRRPRVGSPSAQSDSEATVTRSRGLGARSTAGDYAIRHGLKGSNVSSVCGPRARANSASKLPDKGKATSSYGPAAPAGISGTRLRRVPVDYASTSEDEYGSNRHMSKQGHTRPLPSTRVAQLGGSGPTAPNFVGLKPVSTDQDEYMRDWTAHSEEIARISQDLAKDLAMLAREIHDVAGEIDSVSPAATDPGVLEECDDSLDRGGPTTDRTTALEATGKSVEMRPRSSISQRSRTIRRQTWNQDEALLDSLLLPSVNQLSNRIRLSVDKTASKIRILFKDKDRKWEEIESKLQAEHDSLLLRSSNKEISIIIQDLKRVERQLLAIDMMVDPDGKLDALTSLGLTSPLADHKGPAPHQAESLLPSGREASSTALLDLRHEVASFKSHALPESLQVAEQVTGSQHTSG; encoded by the exons ATGGAAGAAAAGATGACAG aTGTAGCGGTTTTGCACAGGGGAACACCGCTTTATGGACAGCCTGCCTGGTGGGGCGATGGAGATGCTGATGATCACTCTGGAAGGCCTGAAGAAAAGAATTTGGAACACAATCGTGAAAAAGCTCACACag ACACAAAGAAGAGTGCAGAAATGCCAAAGTCTGCCGTGCAAATATCCTCTACTCAGGAGCCAAGTTACTTTGAAATTCCAACCAAAGATGCTCCCCCAGAAGGTAAAGCGAGTGGTGAGGCCATATCAAGAGATCAAGAGGCTTGTACTTCATCTACCACAGAGCCTGTACATGGTCATGCATCCTACACAATAGAATTTGACCATGGAGCATCAGGCAAAGTGACAGTCAAAGACCGAGTGGCGAAGTTGGGTTTAGACACAAGACCAAGTACAAAAAGGGGAGTGGGAGAGGAACTGAGTCCACTTCAGACAGCCATGGTGGCAGCAGAGGTCAAAGTCGCTGATTGGCTTGCTCAGAATGAGCTGCCTTTGACTGTCAAAGAAACGGTTGAAGAAGATGGTGGGGAAAGTGTGAAGAGTGACGTACCTGTTCAACTGAGGAGTCGTAaag ACAGCAAACATGAGGATGGCACACAAAGTGACTCAGAGAACGCACTTGGAGAACAACGCAGGGCTGCTGCTCTGGAGGAGCACTCTTTGGGGCTTTGGGGTGGAGCAGGAATGAAGATCAGGGAAGGGAGAGCTAATGTGCCTGAGGGGCTCTTTGCAGAGGAGGAAAGTCCGGCGCGCCGCCGTAGATCTTCAAGTACAAAAGTGTCAATTGGCTTTGTAGAAAGGCAACATAATGCTGCATCACACCAACAAAACAGTCGTGATGAGTGCTATCAACATGGAGACGATTGTAGCGACAGAGGAACATATACAATTGAGCTGGAAAATGGAGAtcatgaagaagaagaggctCGAAAAATGATTGACAAG GTGTTTGGTGTAGATGAACTAGAGGCTGTGCAAGTTTCCAGAGTTGGGAGTGCAGACCTAAAAGAGAACATCCCCTCCCAGAGGTCTGGCACTAGAGATAGAGGAAAACCTGGCTTCATGGAAACTGAG gTACGGCCTGAGGACCTGGTCGTAGGTGGTCCTCGTTGGGTCTCACAGTGGGCTATTCTTGCAGCCAGCCATATAAGGACAGACCCTGAGGGATCTGGTGGCGAGAGTCACAGTTTTGTTACTGACAAAG cagaCGTAAGTGAATCCAGCCATTCCTTTGCTTCATCTGGTCAAAAAGAACGTAAAAGAAGAACTCTGCCTCAGGTGCCTGGTGAAGAAGTTATCCAAGGAAGAAGGACTCCAAGCTGTAGCATGCACACAGATATGGGAGAGAAACAGGATACAGAACTGCAAGAGAAGGAGAACCGGGAGTGGAGAATAGCTGGGGGGGAACATTTGCCTGTTCATGGTAGCCCTAGTCGGTCTTCACCAGCCAAGTCGCAGGGCAGCAGTTATGGGAGAAGAAGTGCGCTAGCAAAGCTACCACCTCGGCCAAAGACTAGTGGGGAGAGGAGAAAAGAGGAAGTGCAGGGGAggaaaaaggaagaagagaagatCATGGAGAATAGTGGAAAACCATTTTTGAGgcaggagagttttactgtggAGAAACCGAGCTCCAATGTGCCCATTGAGCTGATACCCCGCATTGATGGACTCACAGGTAGCAAACCCCCGAGTATAGAGGCTGGCATCGACAATGACACACTACAGAAAGACTCTGAGGCAGTGGCAGCTTTCTTAGAGACCACTGTATCAGACCAAGGTGATCCACCAAGTCAGTCCATTGAAGGTTCCATGTCACCAGAGTCGGATGTGGACACAACTAGTACAGTAAGCCAGGCTGATGGAGCAAGGAGAATGGTTCAAAAACGGCGCATTCTTGTCGGACAGCAAAAAGAGAAACCCGTTGTGTGCTCAAACAACAAAGGCCCAGCTGCTGGTCGAGAGACACAGGACAAGAGGGTTAAGAGCAAAACACAAGGTCTGCAGCAGCCTTGGACTTCTCTGGAACTCACAGATGATGATGTCAATTCTAACTCACTCCTCTCTGATAGCCAGCCTACAACACAGGAAACCAGAGGTTCACGGGCCAGATCCCAGACAGGAAGCACTACAGTGGGGGCGAGTACCAAGTCCAGTAGGGCTAAGATCAACCAGGCCCCTGCTTCCCTTCCAGCCAGTAAAATCACAAATGTCCCAAAGCCAAGGCCCACAAGGGCATCCATACTGCGGAGAGCCCGACTGGGTGACTCAACTGACACTGACCCTGCAGATTTGGACAGGATGTCTGTGGCCTCTGAGGCCTCAACTGCTAGCTCCACATCCAGGACAGGACTGGCAAAAAGTGGAATGTCTAGGATAGAGGCTTTGGCACAGCCAAGGAGACCAAGAGTTGGTTCTCCTTCTGCCCAGAGTGACTCTGAAGCCACTGTGACCAGGAGTAGAGGATTGGGAGCTCGAAGTACTGCAGGTGATTATGCTATTAGACACGGACTAAAAGGGTCCAATGTGTCTTCTGTATGTGGACCCAGAGCCAGGGCGAACAGTGCCTCCAAGCTCCCTGACAAAGGTAAAGCCACCTCTTCATACGGACCGGCCGCACCAGCAGGTATTT CCGGCACTCGGTTGCGCCGTGTGCCCGTAGACTATGCCTCCACCTCAGAAGATGAGTACGGTTCCAACCGCCATATGTCCAAACAAGGCCACACACGGCCACTTCCATCCACACGGGTGGCCCAGCTAGGAGGCTCAGGGCCAACAGCTCCTAATTTTGTAGGCCTGAAGCCAGTGTCTACGGATCAGGATGAATATATGAGAGACTGGACAGCACACAGTGAGGAGATAGCCAG GATTAGCCAGGACCTTGCCAAAGACCTAGCAATGCTTGCAAGAGAGATTCATGATGTAGCTGGAGAGATTGACTCAGTGAGCCCTGCAGCCACTGACCCTGGAGTC TTGGAGGAATGTGATGACAGTTTGGACCGAGGGGGTCCCACCACAGATCGGACCACTGCTCTGGAAGCAACTGGGAAGTCAGTGGAAATGAGACCAAGGTCCTCCATTTCACAAAGATCTCGCACCATTCGTCGACAAACATGGAACCAAGATGAA GCATTGCTAGATAGTTTACTACTACCATCTGTGAATCAACTTTCAAATAGAATACGGCTATCTGTCGACAAAACAGCCAGCAAAATCAG GATCCTTTTCAAGGATAAAGACCGGAAATGGGAGGAGATTGAGAGCAAACTTCAGGCAGAGCATGACTCCTTGCTTTTGAGGAGCTCCAACAAG GAGATTTCCATTATCATTCAAGACCTAAAAAGAGTGGAAAGACAACTGCTAG CCATTGATATGATGGTGGACCCAGACGGCAAGTTGGATGCCCTGACCAGCCTGGGCCTCACCAGCCCTTTGGCTGACCACAAGGGTCCTGCGCCTCACCAGGCAGAATCACTTCTTCCTTCCGGAAGAGAGGCTTCTTCCACTGCATTGTTGGACTTGCGGCATGAAGTTGCAAGTTTTAAATCACACGCACTGCCAGAGAGTTTACAGGTAGCAGAGCAAGTTACAGGGTCCCAACACACCAGTGGATAA
- the cep170ab gene encoding centrosomal protein of 170 kDa isoform X2: MEEKMTDVAVLHRGTPLYGQPAWWGDGDADDHSGRPEEKNLEHNREKAHTDTKKSAEMPKSAVQISSTQEPSYFEIPTKDAPPEGKASGEAISRDQEACTSSTTEPVHGHASYTIEFDHGASGKVTVKDRVAKLGLDTRPSTKRGVGEELSPLQTAMVAAEVKVADWLAQNELPLTVKETVEEDGGESVKSDVPVQLRSRKDSKHEDGTQSDSENALGEQRRAAALEEHSLGLWGGAGMKIREGRANVPEGLFAEEESPARRRRSSSTKVSIGFVERQHNAASHQQNSRDECYQHGDDCSDRGTYTIELENGDHEEEEARKMIDKVFGVDELEAVQVSRVGSADLKENIPSQRSGTRDRGKPGFMETEVRPEDLVVGGPRWVSQWAILAASHIRTDPEGSGGESHSFVTDKDVSESSHSFASSGQKERKRRTLPQVPGEEVIQGRRTPSCSMHTDMGEKQDTELQEKENREWRIAGGEHLPVHGSPSRSSPAKSQGSSYGRRSALAKLPPRPKTSGERRKEEVQGRKKEEEKIMENSGKPFLRQESFTVEKPSSNVPIELIPRIDGLTGSKPPSIEAGIDNDTLQKDSEAVAAFLETTVSDQGDPPSQSIEGSMSPESDVDTTSTVSQADGARRMVQKRRILVGQQKEKPVVCSNNKGPAAGRETQDKRVKSKTQGLQQPWTSLELTDDDVNSNSLLSDSQPTTQETRGSRARSQTGSTTVGASTKSSRAKINQAPASLPASKITNVPKPRPTRASILRRARLGDSTDTDPADLDRMSVASEASTASSTSRTGLAKSGMSRIEALAQPRRPRVGSPSAQSDSEATVTRSRGLGARSTAGDYAIRHGLKGSNVSSVCGPRARANSASKLPDKGKATSSYGPAAPAGISGTRLRRVPVDYASTSEDEYGSNRHMSKQGHTRPLPSTRVAQLGGSGPTAPNFVGLKPVSTDQDEYMRDWTAHSEEIARISQDLAKDLAMLAREIHDVAGEIDSVSPAATDPGVVLEECDDSLDRGGPTTDRTTALEATGKSVEMRPRSSISQRSRTIRRQTWNQDEALLDSLLLPSVNQLSNRIRLSVDKTASKIRILFKDKDRKWEEIESKLQAEHDSLLLRSSNKEISIIIQDLKRVERQLLAIDMMVDPDGKLDALTSLGLTSPLADHKGPAPHQAESLLPSGREASSTALLDLRHEVASFKSHALPESLQVAEQVTGSQHTSG, encoded by the exons ATGGAAGAAAAGATGACAG aTGTAGCGGTTTTGCACAGGGGAACACCGCTTTATGGACAGCCTGCCTGGTGGGGCGATGGAGATGCTGATGATCACTCTGGAAGGCCTGAAGAAAAGAATTTGGAACACAATCGTGAAAAAGCTCACACag ACACAAAGAAGAGTGCAGAAATGCCAAAGTCTGCCGTGCAAATATCCTCTACTCAGGAGCCAAGTTACTTTGAAATTCCAACCAAAGATGCTCCCCCAGAAGGTAAAGCGAGTGGTGAGGCCATATCAAGAGATCAAGAGGCTTGTACTTCATCTACCACAGAGCCTGTACATGGTCATGCATCCTACACAATAGAATTTGACCATGGAGCATCAGGCAAAGTGACAGTCAAAGACCGAGTGGCGAAGTTGGGTTTAGACACAAGACCAAGTACAAAAAGGGGAGTGGGAGAGGAACTGAGTCCACTTCAGACAGCCATGGTGGCAGCAGAGGTCAAAGTCGCTGATTGGCTTGCTCAGAATGAGCTGCCTTTGACTGTCAAAGAAACGGTTGAAGAAGATGGTGGGGAAAGTGTGAAGAGTGACGTACCTGTTCAACTGAGGAGTCGTAaag ACAGCAAACATGAGGATGGCACACAAAGTGACTCAGAGAACGCACTTGGAGAACAACGCAGGGCTGCTGCTCTGGAGGAGCACTCTTTGGGGCTTTGGGGTGGAGCAGGAATGAAGATCAGGGAAGGGAGAGCTAATGTGCCTGAGGGGCTCTTTGCAGAGGAGGAAAGTCCGGCGCGCCGCCGTAGATCTTCAAGTACAAAAGTGTCAATTGGCTTTGTAGAAAGGCAACATAATGCTGCATCACACCAACAAAACAGTCGTGATGAGTGCTATCAACATGGAGACGATTGTAGCGACAGAGGAACATATACAATTGAGCTGGAAAATGGAGAtcatgaagaagaagaggctCGAAAAATGATTGACAAG GTGTTTGGTGTAGATGAACTAGAGGCTGTGCAAGTTTCCAGAGTTGGGAGTGCAGACCTAAAAGAGAACATCCCCTCCCAGAGGTCTGGCACTAGAGATAGAGGAAAACCTGGCTTCATGGAAACTGAG gTACGGCCTGAGGACCTGGTCGTAGGTGGTCCTCGTTGGGTCTCACAGTGGGCTATTCTTGCAGCCAGCCATATAAGGACAGACCCTGAGGGATCTGGTGGCGAGAGTCACAGTTTTGTTACTGACAAAG aCGTAAGTGAATCCAGCCATTCCTTTGCTTCATCTGGTCAAAAAGAACGTAAAAGAAGAACTCTGCCTCAGGTGCCTGGTGAAGAAGTTATCCAAGGAAGAAGGACTCCAAGCTGTAGCATGCACACAGATATGGGAGAGAAACAGGATACAGAACTGCAAGAGAAGGAGAACCGGGAGTGGAGAATAGCTGGGGGGGAACATTTGCCTGTTCATGGTAGCCCTAGTCGGTCTTCACCAGCCAAGTCGCAGGGCAGCAGTTATGGGAGAAGAAGTGCGCTAGCAAAGCTACCACCTCGGCCAAAGACTAGTGGGGAGAGGAGAAAAGAGGAAGTGCAGGGGAggaaaaaggaagaagagaagatCATGGAGAATAGTGGAAAACCATTTTTGAGgcaggagagttttactgtggAGAAACCGAGCTCCAATGTGCCCATTGAGCTGATACCCCGCATTGATGGACTCACAGGTAGCAAACCCCCGAGTATAGAGGCTGGCATCGACAATGACACACTACAGAAAGACTCTGAGGCAGTGGCAGCTTTCTTAGAGACCACTGTATCAGACCAAGGTGATCCACCAAGTCAGTCCATTGAAGGTTCCATGTCACCAGAGTCGGATGTGGACACAACTAGTACAGTAAGCCAGGCTGATGGAGCAAGGAGAATGGTTCAAAAACGGCGCATTCTTGTCGGACAGCAAAAAGAGAAACCCGTTGTGTGCTCAAACAACAAAGGCCCAGCTGCTGGTCGAGAGACACAGGACAAGAGGGTTAAGAGCAAAACACAAGGTCTGCAGCAGCCTTGGACTTCTCTGGAACTCACAGATGATGATGTCAATTCTAACTCACTCCTCTCTGATAGCCAGCCTACAACACAGGAAACCAGAGGTTCACGGGCCAGATCCCAGACAGGAAGCACTACAGTGGGGGCGAGTACCAAGTCCAGTAGGGCTAAGATCAACCAGGCCCCTGCTTCCCTTCCAGCCAGTAAAATCACAAATGTCCCAAAGCCAAGGCCCACAAGGGCATCCATACTGCGGAGAGCCCGACTGGGTGACTCAACTGACACTGACCCTGCAGATTTGGACAGGATGTCTGTGGCCTCTGAGGCCTCAACTGCTAGCTCCACATCCAGGACAGGACTGGCAAAAAGTGGAATGTCTAGGATAGAGGCTTTGGCACAGCCAAGGAGACCAAGAGTTGGTTCTCCTTCTGCCCAGAGTGACTCTGAAGCCACTGTGACCAGGAGTAGAGGATTGGGAGCTCGAAGTACTGCAGGTGATTATGCTATTAGACACGGACTAAAAGGGTCCAATGTGTCTTCTGTATGTGGACCCAGAGCCAGGGCGAACAGTGCCTCCAAGCTCCCTGACAAAGGTAAAGCCACCTCTTCATACGGACCGGCCGCACCAGCAGGTATTT CCGGCACTCGGTTGCGCCGTGTGCCCGTAGACTATGCCTCCACCTCAGAAGATGAGTACGGTTCCAACCGCCATATGTCCAAACAAGGCCACACACGGCCACTTCCATCCACACGGGTGGCCCAGCTAGGAGGCTCAGGGCCAACAGCTCCTAATTTTGTAGGCCTGAAGCCAGTGTCTACGGATCAGGATGAATATATGAGAGACTGGACAGCACACAGTGAGGAGATAGCCAG GATTAGCCAGGACCTTGCCAAAGACCTAGCAATGCTTGCAAGAGAGATTCATGATGTAGCTGGAGAGATTGACTCAGTGAGCCCTGCAGCCACTGACCCTGGAGTCGTG TTGGAGGAATGTGATGACAGTTTGGACCGAGGGGGTCCCACCACAGATCGGACCACTGCTCTGGAAGCAACTGGGAAGTCAGTGGAAATGAGACCAAGGTCCTCCATTTCACAAAGATCTCGCACCATTCGTCGACAAACATGGAACCAAGATGAA GCATTGCTAGATAGTTTACTACTACCATCTGTGAATCAACTTTCAAATAGAATACGGCTATCTGTCGACAAAACAGCCAGCAAAATCAG GATCCTTTTCAAGGATAAAGACCGGAAATGGGAGGAGATTGAGAGCAAACTTCAGGCAGAGCATGACTCCTTGCTTTTGAGGAGCTCCAACAAG GAGATTTCCATTATCATTCAAGACCTAAAAAGAGTGGAAAGACAACTGCTAG CCATTGATATGATGGTGGACCCAGACGGCAAGTTGGATGCCCTGACCAGCCTGGGCCTCACCAGCCCTTTGGCTGACCACAAGGGTCCTGCGCCTCACCAGGCAGAATCACTTCTTCCTTCCGGAAGAGAGGCTTCTTCCACTGCATTGTTGGACTTGCGGCATGAAGTTGCAAGTTTTAAATCACACGCACTGCCAGAGAGTTTACAGGTAGCAGAGCAAGTTACAGGGTCCCAACACACCAGTGGATAA
- the cep170ab gene encoding centrosomal protein of 170 kDa isoform X4, with the protein MEEKMTDVAVLHRGTPLYGQPAWWGDGDADDHSGRPEEKNLEHNREKAHTDTKKSAEMPKSAVQISSTQEPSYFEIPTKDAPPEGKASGEAISRDQEACTSSTTEPVHGHASYTIEFDHGASGKVTVKDRVAKLGLDTRPSTKRGVGEELSPLQTAMVAAEVKVADWLAQNELPLTVKETVEEDGGESVKSDVPVQLRSRKDSKHEDGTQSDSENALGEQRRAAALEEHSLGLWGGAGMKIREGRANVPEGLFAEEESPARRRRSSSTKVSIGFVERQHNAASHQQNSRDECYQHGDDCSDRGTYTIELENGDHEEEEARKMIDKVFGVDELEAVQVSRVGSADLKENIPSQRSGTRDRGKPGFMETEVRPEDLVVGGPRWVSQWAILAASHIRTDPEGSGGESHSFVTDKADVSESSHSFASSGQKERKRRTLPQVPGEEVIQGRRTPSCSMHTDMGEKQDTELQEKENREWRIAGGEHLPVHGSPSRSSPAKSQGSSYGRRSALAKLPPRPKTSGERRKEEVQGRKKEEEKIMENSGKPFLRQESFTVEKPSSNVPIELIPRIDGLTGSKPPSIEAGIDNDTLQKDSEAVAAFLETTVSDQGDPPSQSIEGSMSPESDVDTTSTVSQADGARRMVQKRRILVGQQKEKPVVCSNNKGPAAGRETQDKRVKSKTQGLQQPWTSLELTDDDVNSNSLLSDSQPTTQETRGSRARSQTGSTTVGASTKSSRAKINQAPASLPASKITNVPKPRPTRASILRRARLGDSTDTDPADLDRMSVASEASTASSTSRTGLAKSGMSRIEALAQPRRPRVGSPSAQSDSEATVTRSRGLGARSTAGDYAIRHGLKGSNVSSVCGPRARANSASKLPDKGKATSSYGPAAPAGISGTRLRRVPVDYASTSEDEYGSNRHMSKQGHTRPLPSTRVAQLGGSGPTAPNFVGLKPVSTDQDEYMRDWTAHSEEIARISQDLAKDLAMLAREIHDVAGEIDSVSPAATDPGVVLEECDDSLDRGGPTTDRTTALEATGKSVEMRPRSSISQRSRTIRRQTWNQDEALLDSLLLPSVNQLSNRIRLSVDKTASKIRILFKDKDRKWEEIESKLQAEHDSLLLRSSNKPLI; encoded by the exons ATGGAAGAAAAGATGACAG aTGTAGCGGTTTTGCACAGGGGAACACCGCTTTATGGACAGCCTGCCTGGTGGGGCGATGGAGATGCTGATGATCACTCTGGAAGGCCTGAAGAAAAGAATTTGGAACACAATCGTGAAAAAGCTCACACag ACACAAAGAAGAGTGCAGAAATGCCAAAGTCTGCCGTGCAAATATCCTCTACTCAGGAGCCAAGTTACTTTGAAATTCCAACCAAAGATGCTCCCCCAGAAGGTAAAGCGAGTGGTGAGGCCATATCAAGAGATCAAGAGGCTTGTACTTCATCTACCACAGAGCCTGTACATGGTCATGCATCCTACACAATAGAATTTGACCATGGAGCATCAGGCAAAGTGACAGTCAAAGACCGAGTGGCGAAGTTGGGTTTAGACACAAGACCAAGTACAAAAAGGGGAGTGGGAGAGGAACTGAGTCCACTTCAGACAGCCATGGTGGCAGCAGAGGTCAAAGTCGCTGATTGGCTTGCTCAGAATGAGCTGCCTTTGACTGTCAAAGAAACGGTTGAAGAAGATGGTGGGGAAAGTGTGAAGAGTGACGTACCTGTTCAACTGAGGAGTCGTAaag ACAGCAAACATGAGGATGGCACACAAAGTGACTCAGAGAACGCACTTGGAGAACAACGCAGGGCTGCTGCTCTGGAGGAGCACTCTTTGGGGCTTTGGGGTGGAGCAGGAATGAAGATCAGGGAAGGGAGAGCTAATGTGCCTGAGGGGCTCTTTGCAGAGGAGGAAAGTCCGGCGCGCCGCCGTAGATCTTCAAGTACAAAAGTGTCAATTGGCTTTGTAGAAAGGCAACATAATGCTGCATCACACCAACAAAACAGTCGTGATGAGTGCTATCAACATGGAGACGATTGTAGCGACAGAGGAACATATACAATTGAGCTGGAAAATGGAGAtcatgaagaagaagaggctCGAAAAATGATTGACAAG GTGTTTGGTGTAGATGAACTAGAGGCTGTGCAAGTTTCCAGAGTTGGGAGTGCAGACCTAAAAGAGAACATCCCCTCCCAGAGGTCTGGCACTAGAGATAGAGGAAAACCTGGCTTCATGGAAACTGAG gTACGGCCTGAGGACCTGGTCGTAGGTGGTCCTCGTTGGGTCTCACAGTGGGCTATTCTTGCAGCCAGCCATATAAGGACAGACCCTGAGGGATCTGGTGGCGAGAGTCACAGTTTTGTTACTGACAAAG cagaCGTAAGTGAATCCAGCCATTCCTTTGCTTCATCTGGTCAAAAAGAACGTAAAAGAAGAACTCTGCCTCAGGTGCCTGGTGAAGAAGTTATCCAAGGAAGAAGGACTCCAAGCTGTAGCATGCACACAGATATGGGAGAGAAACAGGATACAGAACTGCAAGAGAAGGAGAACCGGGAGTGGAGAATAGCTGGGGGGGAACATTTGCCTGTTCATGGTAGCCCTAGTCGGTCTTCACCAGCCAAGTCGCAGGGCAGCAGTTATGGGAGAAGAAGTGCGCTAGCAAAGCTACCACCTCGGCCAAAGACTAGTGGGGAGAGGAGAAAAGAGGAAGTGCAGGGGAggaaaaaggaagaagagaagatCATGGAGAATAGTGGAAAACCATTTTTGAGgcaggagagttttactgtggAGAAACCGAGCTCCAATGTGCCCATTGAGCTGATACCCCGCATTGATGGACTCACAGGTAGCAAACCCCCGAGTATAGAGGCTGGCATCGACAATGACACACTACAGAAAGACTCTGAGGCAGTGGCAGCTTTCTTAGAGACCACTGTATCAGACCAAGGTGATCCACCAAGTCAGTCCATTGAAGGTTCCATGTCACCAGAGTCGGATGTGGACACAACTAGTACAGTAAGCCAGGCTGATGGAGCAAGGAGAATGGTTCAAAAACGGCGCATTCTTGTCGGACAGCAAAAAGAGAAACCCGTTGTGTGCTCAAACAACAAAGGCCCAGCTGCTGGTCGAGAGACACAGGACAAGAGGGTTAAGAGCAAAACACAAGGTCTGCAGCAGCCTTGGACTTCTCTGGAACTCACAGATGATGATGTCAATTCTAACTCACTCCTCTCTGATAGCCAGCCTACAACACAGGAAACCAGAGGTTCACGGGCCAGATCCCAGACAGGAAGCACTACAGTGGGGGCGAGTACCAAGTCCAGTAGGGCTAAGATCAACCAGGCCCCTGCTTCCCTTCCAGCCAGTAAAATCACAAATGTCCCAAAGCCAAGGCCCACAAGGGCATCCATACTGCGGAGAGCCCGACTGGGTGACTCAACTGACACTGACCCTGCAGATTTGGACAGGATGTCTGTGGCCTCTGAGGCCTCAACTGCTAGCTCCACATCCAGGACAGGACTGGCAAAAAGTGGAATGTCTAGGATAGAGGCTTTGGCACAGCCAAGGAGACCAAGAGTTGGTTCTCCTTCTGCCCAGAGTGACTCTGAAGCCACTGTGACCAGGAGTAGAGGATTGGGAGCTCGAAGTACTGCAGGTGATTATGCTATTAGACACGGACTAAAAGGGTCCAATGTGTCTTCTGTATGTGGACCCAGAGCCAGGGCGAACAGTGCCTCCAAGCTCCCTGACAAAGGTAAAGCCACCTCTTCATACGGACCGGCCGCACCAGCAGGTATTT CCGGCACTCGGTTGCGCCGTGTGCCCGTAGACTATGCCTCCACCTCAGAAGATGAGTACGGTTCCAACCGCCATATGTCCAAACAAGGCCACACACGGCCACTTCCATCCACACGGGTGGCCCAGCTAGGAGGCTCAGGGCCAACAGCTCCTAATTTTGTAGGCCTGAAGCCAGTGTCTACGGATCAGGATGAATATATGAGAGACTGGACAGCACACAGTGAGGAGATAGCCAG GATTAGCCAGGACCTTGCCAAAGACCTAGCAATGCTTGCAAGAGAGATTCATGATGTAGCTGGAGAGATTGACTCAGTGAGCCCTGCAGCCACTGACCCTGGAGTCGTG TTGGAGGAATGTGATGACAGTTTGGACCGAGGGGGTCCCACCACAGATCGGACCACTGCTCTGGAAGCAACTGGGAAGTCAGTGGAAATGAGACCAAGGTCCTCCATTTCACAAAGATCTCGCACCATTCGTCGACAAACATGGAACCAAGATGAA GCATTGCTAGATAGTTTACTACTACCATCTGTGAATCAACTTTCAAATAGAATACGGCTATCTGTCGACAAAACAGCCAGCAAAATCAG GATCCTTTTCAAGGATAAAGACCGGAAATGGGAGGAGATTGAGAGCAAACTTCAGGCAGAGCATGACTCCTTGCTTTTGAGGAGCTCCAACAAG CCATTGATATGA